From a region of the Salminus brasiliensis chromosome 4, fSalBra1.hap2, whole genome shotgun sequence genome:
- the LOC140554317 gene encoding uncharacterized protein produces the protein MSILTFLTQDSDLDTVINCTAKYKSQSPLSYEEESESALLKLGYLPRIKQESACSKTLCVCVVESRPPSIITWILSDGQSTLKRTETKEHRVEDKLNISVLNDRLVYCQAVNSFGNATVSFSLGGVLVLYIVVPVLAVIIIILLASIGFLWRYRIQQTKKNTLSMVPNPVYKMTETQTQNPTKPKAPRRAAPPIPECTDRQDTEHTEDNNYIFPVRQ, from the exons ATGTCCATTTTGACCTTTCTGACCCAAGATAGTGACCTAGACACTGTGATCAACTGTACTGCAAAATACAAGAGCCAGTCACCTTTGAGTTATGAGGAAGAGAGTGAATCAGCTTTGCTTAAATTAGGCT ATCTGCCGAGGATAAAACAAGAATCTGCTTGTTCCAaaactctgtgtgtttgtgtggtcgAATCCAGACCCCCCAGCATTATAACATGGATCCTTTCAGATGGGCAATCAACTTTAAAGAGAACTGAAACCAAAGAACATAGAGTCGaagataaattaaatatatctgTGTTAAATGATAGACTAGTGTACTGTCAAGCCGTCAATTCCTTTGGGAATGCAACAGTGAGCTTCAGTCTAG GTGGTGTTCTAGTATTGTACATTGTGGTCCCTGTCCTCGCTGTAATCATCATAATCCTTCTGGCATCTATTGGGTTTCTTTGGAGATACAGAATTCAACAGACAAA AAAGAATACTTTGTCTATGGTGCCCAACCCAGTGTACAAAATGACAGA GACACAAACTCAAAACCCCACAAAGCCCAAAGCTCCTAGGAGGGCG GCGCCCCCCATCCCAGAGTGCACGGACAGGCaagacacagaacacacagaagaTAACAACTATATTTTTCCTGTAAGACAGTAA